A section of the Streptomyces sp. NBC_01591 genome encodes:
- a CDS encoding ketosynthase chain-length factor, giving the protein MSVITGLGVVAPNGVGVKEFWAATLTGRSGIGELDRFDTSGFPARLAGLVDGVDPAQHLPSRLMSQTDVSTRLALIAAQGAIEDAGVDTSAMTDYDMGVVTANASGGFDFTHREFKKLWSQGPEHVSVYESFAWFYAVNTGQISIRHKMRGPSIALVAEQAGGIDALGQARRVVRTGVPLVVCGGVDSTFDPWGWASHLAGGRVSVDPDPATAYRPFDSHAAGHVPGEGGAICVLEDAGAARARGARVYGEIVGYAATFDPAPGSRRPPGLGRAARLALADAGLGPDAVDVVFADAAGLPALDRAEAQALRDLFGVRGVPVTAPKSLTGRLFSGGGVLDVVAALMSMQDSVIPPTFGTASVPDEYGLDLVIGEPRPAAVGTALVLARGRWGFNAATVIRLPQNGS; this is encoded by the coding sequence ATGAGCGTGATCACCGGGCTGGGCGTGGTCGCGCCGAACGGCGTCGGCGTCAAGGAATTCTGGGCAGCCACCCTGACCGGCCGCAGCGGCATCGGCGAGCTGGACCGGTTCGACACCTCGGGCTTCCCGGCGCGGTTGGCCGGGCTGGTGGACGGTGTGGATCCGGCGCAGCACCTGCCCAGCAGGCTGATGTCGCAGACCGATGTCTCCACCCGTCTCGCCCTGATCGCCGCCCAGGGCGCCATAGAGGACGCCGGCGTGGACACCTCCGCCATGACCGACTACGACATGGGCGTCGTGACGGCCAATGCCTCGGGCGGATTCGACTTCACCCACCGGGAGTTCAAGAAGCTGTGGAGCCAGGGGCCGGAACACGTGAGCGTGTACGAGTCCTTCGCCTGGTTCTACGCGGTGAACACCGGCCAGATCTCCATCAGGCACAAGATGCGCGGACCCTCCATCGCTCTGGTCGCCGAACAGGCGGGCGGGATCGACGCGTTGGGGCAGGCACGACGGGTCGTCCGTACCGGTGTGCCGCTCGTGGTCTGCGGTGGAGTCGACTCCACCTTCGACCCGTGGGGCTGGGCCTCCCACCTGGCAGGCGGCCGGGTCAGCGTCGACCCCGACCCGGCCACGGCGTACCGCCCCTTCGATTCGCACGCGGCCGGACACGTACCCGGCGAGGGCGGCGCGATCTGCGTCCTGGAGGACGCCGGGGCGGCCCGCGCACGAGGGGCCCGTGTCTACGGTGAGATCGTCGGCTATGCGGCCACCTTCGATCCGGCCCCCGGCAGCAGACGCCCGCCGGGTCTGGGTCGGGCCGCGCGGCTCGCACTGGCCGACGCGGGGCTCGGCCCGGACGCGGTGGACGTCGTGTTCGCCGATGCGGCGGGCCTGCCGGCCCTGGACCGCGCCGAGGCGCAGGCCCTGCGGGACCTGTTCGGGGTCCGCGGCGTCCCTGTCACCGCCCCCAAGTCCCTGACCGGCAGGCTCTTCTCCGGCGGCGGCGTCCTCGACGTCGTCGCGGCCCTGATGAGCATGCAGGACAGCGTGATTCCCCCGACATTCGGGACCGCTTCGGTGCCCGACGAGTACGGCCTTGACCT
- a CDS encoding aromatase/cyclase, giving the protein MIVHTLIYRFPPEADAEDIRQFFEGLGDLAVGSGLVSAFGWKPHVLLPVDEQSKGMTATHIAQFSCDDVQTLQVFSERPVVHEFISKWRGKLNYEAAYANHEQMLPSSSGNGPSMFHTEHTVTVEANADVVYAVLADIEGYAKLFPPTETSTMLEETETCQIARLVVDVSGQRQSWVTRRDLDRDHRTIAYRQLDNAPMIEFMGGEWRALPLDDNRTQLVITHDFAARPTEAVPSQEQASTLLRAAVDRNSHADLDAVRKEAERRAQVVGSPA; this is encoded by the coding sequence ATGATCGTGCACACCCTCATCTACCGGTTCCCGCCGGAGGCCGATGCCGAGGACATCCGTCAGTTCTTCGAGGGGCTGGGCGATCTCGCGGTCGGTTCCGGTCTGGTCTCGGCCTTCGGCTGGAAGCCGCACGTCCTGCTCCCCGTCGACGAGCAGAGCAAGGGGATGACTGCGACGCACATCGCGCAGTTCTCCTGCGACGACGTGCAGACCCTGCAGGTGTTCTCCGAGCGGCCCGTCGTGCACGAGTTCATCAGCAAGTGGCGCGGAAAGCTCAACTACGAGGCCGCGTACGCAAACCACGAGCAGATGCTGCCGTCGAGCAGCGGAAACGGACCTTCCATGTTCCACACCGAGCACACCGTGACCGTCGAGGCGAACGCGGATGTCGTCTACGCAGTGCTGGCCGACATCGAGGGCTACGCCAAGCTGTTCCCGCCCACCGAGACCTCGACGATGCTGGAGGAGACCGAGACCTGCCAGATCGCCCGTCTGGTGGTCGACGTCAGCGGGCAGCGGCAGAGCTGGGTGACCCGGCGCGACCTCGACCGCGACCACCGCACCATCGCCTACCGTCAGCTGGACAACGCCCCGATGATCGAGTTCATGGGCGGCGAGTGGCGCGCCCTGCCGCTCGACGACAACCGCACGCAGCTGGTCATCACCCACGACTTCGCGGCCCGCCCCACCGAGGCCGTACCCAGCCAGGAGCAGGCGTCCACGCTGCTGCGGGCCGCCGTCGACCGCAACAGTCACGCCGACCTCGACGCGGTCCGCAAGGAGGCCGAGCGGCGCGCGCAGGTCGTCGGGAGCCCCGCGTGA
- a CDS encoding cyclase family protein yields the protein MTQRLIDLSVPTVDGPSEATPVEVELLDHAAAPAALGLTPEDFPEGESISNETVTLTTHTGTHMDAPLHYGLTSGGRPAAAIGDIPLEWCYAPGVRLDLRHVPPGTGITAADIEDALAKIPHQLRPGDIVLIWTGADRLWGTDAYRAEHPGMTRESTAWLVERGVKVIGIDSWGFDRPFGSMIGDYRETGDNKVLWPAHLYGREHAYCQLEKLAHLDELPAATGFTVACFPIKLTGLGAGWTRVVAIVEDE from the coding sequence GTGACCCAGCGCCTGATCGACCTCAGCGTGCCGACCGTGGACGGCCCGAGCGAGGCGACACCGGTAGAGGTGGAACTCCTCGACCACGCCGCGGCGCCAGCCGCACTGGGGCTGACACCCGAGGATTTCCCCGAGGGCGAGTCGATCTCCAACGAGACGGTCACCCTGACCACCCACACCGGCACCCACATGGACGCCCCCCTGCACTACGGGCTCACCAGCGGAGGACGTCCGGCCGCCGCCATCGGCGACATCCCGCTGGAGTGGTGCTACGCGCCCGGAGTCCGCCTCGACCTGCGGCACGTGCCACCGGGCACCGGCATCACCGCCGCGGACATCGAAGACGCGCTGGCGAAGATCCCACACCAACTCCGCCCCGGCGACATCGTGTTGATCTGGACCGGTGCGGACCGGCTGTGGGGAACGGACGCATACCGTGCCGAACACCCCGGTATGACAAGGGAGTCCACGGCCTGGCTGGTCGAGCGCGGTGTCAAGGTGATCGGCATCGACAGCTGGGGCTTCGACCGGCCCTTCGGATCGATGATCGGCGACTACCGGGAGACCGGCGACAACAAGGTCCTCTGGCCGGCTCACCTGTACGGGCGCGAACACGCCTACTGCCAATTGGAGAAGCTCGCCCACCTGGACGAGCTGCCCGCTGCCACCGGGTTCACCGTGGCCTGTTTCCCCATCAAACTCACCGGACTCGGCGCCGGATGGACGCGGGTGGTCGCCATCGTCGAGGACGAGTGA
- a CDS encoding MerR family transcriptional regulator, whose amino-acid sequence MLEIKSQTRSSSVRPQGESDPGIAIAEAARRTGVSVHTLRYYERVGLVITDVDRTVGGRRRYHQRDLAWITLCTKLRATGMPIKTILRYAQLVADGYGNEEERLALMEAHRAEVTARLAELQGNLALIDHKIDVYRGRLAAGDADQLWVPFPEAEAS is encoded by the coding sequence GTGCTCGAAATCAAGTCGCAGACTCGATCTTCTTCCGTTCGCCCGCAGGGCGAGTCCGACCCGGGTATCGCCATCGCCGAGGCCGCACGCCGCACCGGCGTCAGCGTGCACACACTGCGCTACTACGAGCGCGTCGGTCTGGTCATCACCGACGTCGACCGCACGGTCGGCGGCCGACGCCGCTACCACCAACGGGACTTGGCGTGGATCACGCTCTGCACCAAGCTGCGGGCGACCGGGATGCCCATCAAGACGATCCTGCGGTACGCCCAGCTCGTCGCCGACGGGTACGGCAACGAGGAGGAGCGGCTGGCTCTCATGGAGGCGCACCGCGCCGAGGTGACCGCCAGGCTCGCCGAATTGCAGGGGAATCTGGCGCTCATCGACCACAAGATCGACGTGTACCGTGGCCGGCTCGCCGCCGGCGACGCCGACCAGCTCTGGGTCCCCTTCCCGGAGGCCGAAGCGAGCTGA
- a CDS encoding MFS transporter, with translation MTELSPQRRSLVLAICCASMIVVVMDISIVNVALPNIRDDLDASVSSLQWAVDAYTLVLASFLLLAGSTADRIGRKRLFLIGLAAFGIGSLLCGLAPGIGWLIGARAVQAIGGTMLNPVAMAIIATTFPDPKERAKAIGVFGSMSGLSLALGPILGGALVDAFDWRSIFWINVPIVAIAFVMTAVYVPESRAPRARRPDPVGQLLVIVMLGSLVYAVIESHKLGWGSTTIIALLGVTVLAALATVAYELRRSDPLLELRLFRSVPFSSAILMAFGALCAFGAFLFVTTLYLQEVRGMSALKAGLCLLPVGLLIVLLSPRTGKYVGAHGPRLPLVVSGAALAVGGAVSLLIRPSTSLPAVLAMYLLIGVFQGTINPPITNTAVSGMPRSMAGVATSLASAGRQTGTTLGVAIAGTIVGSSQAHGGTSYTHAEHGVWWLMIGLGAGIVALALISTGSWAKETSKRAAALFEEVDRGAVPEPAGRR, from the coding sequence ATGACCGAACTCAGTCCCCAGCGACGGTCGTTGGTGCTTGCCATCTGCTGCGCCAGCATGATCGTCGTCGTCATGGACATCTCTATCGTCAACGTCGCCCTGCCGAACATCCGTGACGACTTGGACGCCTCGGTGTCCAGCCTGCAGTGGGCGGTCGACGCATACACCCTGGTGCTGGCGAGCTTCCTGCTCCTGGCCGGATCCACCGCCGATCGGATCGGCCGCAAGCGCCTCTTCCTGATCGGTCTGGCAGCCTTCGGGATCGGCTCCCTGCTGTGCGGCCTGGCGCCGGGCATCGGCTGGCTCATCGGCGCCCGCGCCGTGCAGGCCATCGGCGGAACCATGCTCAACCCGGTGGCGATGGCGATCATCGCCACTACGTTTCCGGACCCGAAGGAGCGGGCCAAGGCCATCGGTGTGTTCGGCTCGATGTCCGGTCTGTCGCTCGCACTCGGCCCGATCCTCGGCGGCGCCCTGGTCGACGCCTTCGACTGGCGGTCCATCTTCTGGATCAACGTGCCGATCGTGGCGATCGCGTTCGTGATGACCGCCGTGTACGTCCCCGAGTCCCGCGCCCCGCGGGCACGCCGCCCCGACCCTGTCGGCCAGCTGCTGGTGATCGTCATGCTCGGCAGCCTGGTCTACGCCGTCATCGAGTCGCACAAGCTGGGCTGGGGCTCGACGACCATCATCGCCCTGCTCGGGGTCACCGTGCTCGCCGCGCTCGCCACCGTCGCCTACGAACTGCGCCGCTCCGACCCGCTGCTTGAACTGCGGCTCTTCCGCAGCGTGCCGTTCAGCTCGGCGATCCTGATGGCCTTCGGGGCGCTGTGCGCCTTCGGCGCGTTCCTCTTCGTGACCACCCTTTACCTGCAGGAGGTCCGCGGCATGTCGGCGCTCAAGGCCGGTCTGTGCCTGCTGCCGGTGGGCCTGCTGATCGTGCTGCTCTCCCCGCGTACCGGCAAGTACGTCGGCGCGCACGGTCCCCGGCTGCCGCTGGTGGTCTCCGGGGCCGCGCTGGCGGTCGGAGGCGCCGTGTCGCTGCTGATCCGGCCGTCCACGTCGCTGCCGGCCGTGCTCGCGATGTACCTGCTGATCGGCGTCTTCCAGGGCACCATCAACCCGCCGATCACCAACACCGCAGTGTCCGGCATGCCGCGCTCCATGGCAGGCGTGGCCACCTCCCTCGCCTCCGCCGGCCGGCAGACCGGCACCACTCTCGGTGTCGCCATCGCGGGCACCATCGTGGGCAGCTCCCAGGCACACGGCGGCACCTCGTACACCCACGCGGAGCACGGCGTCTGGTGGCTGATGATCGGCCTCGGGGCCGGCATTGTCGCCCTGGCACTGATCAGTACCGGTAGTTGGGCCAAGGAGACCTCGAAGAGGGCCGCGGCACTCTTCGAGGAGGTGGACCGGGGCGCGGTTCCCGAGCCCGCGGGCCGCCGCTGA
- a CDS encoding NADPH-dependent FMN reductase, whose amino-acid sequence MPSLMIVVGSTRPGRAGLPITQWFVEQARSHGGFDITLVDLAELDLPLLDEPHIPRLRQYTQQHTKEWSAIVDASDAVVLVTPEYNFGYPATIKNAIDYLHQEWHHKPVGFVSYGGVAAGTRAVQQLKQVMTTLRMLPVCSKG is encoded by the coding sequence ATGCCCAGCCTGATGATCGTTGTCGGCTCAACCCGCCCCGGCCGCGCCGGGCTTCCCATTACCCAGTGGTTCGTCGAGCAGGCTCGGTCCCACGGCGGGTTCGACATCACCCTGGTGGACCTCGCCGAGCTCGATCTGCCCCTGCTGGACGAGCCGCACATCCCCCGGCTGCGGCAGTACACCCAGCAGCACACCAAGGAGTGGAGCGCGATCGTCGATGCTTCGGACGCGGTCGTCCTCGTCACCCCGGAGTACAACTTCGGCTACCCTGCCACGATCAAGAACGCGATCGACTACCTCCACCAGGAGTGGCACCACAAGCCGGTCGGGTTCGTCTCCTACGGCGGGGTGGCCGCCGGCACCCGGGCGGTGCAGCAGCTCAAGCAGGTCATGACGACCCTGCGGATGCTGCCGGTGTGTTCGAAGGGGTGA
- a CDS encoding group I truncated hemoglobin → MTESAQTPSLYDRLGGTFGIAALMDVLTDRLYDNVSANRNPDVQKLHETNSRAGFKFMVTAWSIQETGGPQCYPGRDMREAHENMVATEYDFDVVALEIAATLSFCGVPQQEAKEYLDIIESYRHDVLTASAGKGNTPSAASA, encoded by the coding sequence ATGACGGAATCAGCACAGACCCCCTCCCTCTACGATCGTCTTGGAGGAACTTTCGGTATCGCCGCCCTGATGGACGTTCTCACGGACAGGCTTTACGACAACGTTTCGGCCAACCGCAATCCCGACGTGCAGAAGCTTCACGAGACGAATTCGCGTGCCGGGTTCAAGTTCATGGTTACGGCGTGGTCGATCCAGGAGACCGGAGGTCCCCAGTGCTATCCGGGACGTGACATGAGGGAAGCTCACGAGAACATGGTCGCGACCGAATACGATTTCGACGTCGTGGCGCTGGAGATCGCGGCCACGCTGAGCTTCTGCGGGGTCCCGCAGCAAGAGGCCAAGGAATACCTGGACATCATCGAAAGCTACCGGCACGATGTGCTCACCGCTTCGGCGGGGAAAGGGAACACCCCTTCCGCGGCAAGCGCGTAA
- a CDS encoding quinone oxidoreductase family protein, translating into MHPAPIGVAGAVMRAAVLRALGEPPCCEEVAEPHLEEGEEVVQVTACPLTNLDRARAAGTHFSAPAKLPAVCGSALAAGRLPDGTRVLFRSPGGTMAERAVTRHGWCSPIPEGVDDALAAAVQNPGVSAWNALEWRAKLQPGESVLVLGATGVAGQIAVQVAKHLGAGRVVAAGRNPRVLAGLPALGADATVQLDQPDDALRRALRDAAGPADFDVVLDYLWGRPTEVFISTLGFADMELRFSRTRLVQIGVMASPTLNLSAEVLRSSGLEIVGSGTGNAPPAEVLARELGQVLDLLAGGRLRMEVNRVPLTRVRHVWDLDQQGHRTVLIP; encoded by the coding sequence GTGCACCCGGCGCCCATCGGCGTGGCGGGGGCGGTCATGAGGGCGGCGGTGCTCCGCGCGCTGGGAGAACCACCGTGCTGCGAGGAGGTAGCCGAACCGCATCTGGAAGAGGGCGAGGAGGTCGTGCAGGTGACGGCCTGTCCGCTGACCAACCTGGACCGGGCGCGGGCCGCAGGCACACACTTCTCGGCTCCCGCCAAGCTGCCGGCGGTGTGCGGCTCCGCGCTGGCCGCAGGCCGGCTGCCGGACGGCACCCGGGTTCTGTTCAGGTCGCCGGGCGGCACCATGGCCGAGCGGGCGGTGACCCGGCACGGGTGGTGCTCGCCCATTCCGGAGGGAGTGGACGACGCACTCGCGGCCGCGGTACAGAATCCCGGGGTATCGGCGTGGAACGCGCTGGAGTGGCGGGCGAAGCTGCAGCCGGGTGAGTCCGTGCTCGTGCTGGGCGCGACCGGAGTGGCCGGCCAGATCGCGGTGCAGGTCGCAAAGCACCTGGGCGCCGGCCGGGTGGTGGCCGCCGGACGCAATCCGCGGGTGCTGGCCGGGCTGCCCGCACTGGGCGCGGACGCGACCGTCCAGCTCGACCAGCCGGACGATGCGCTGCGCCGCGCGCTGCGCGACGCAGCGGGACCCGCGGACTTCGATGTGGTGCTCGACTACTTGTGGGGGCGTCCCACCGAGGTCTTCATCAGCACGCTCGGCTTCGCCGACATGGAGCTTCGGTTCTCCCGAACCCGCCTCGTCCAGATCGGCGTCATGGCCTCCCCCACCCTGAACCTCTCGGCCGAGGTACTGCGCAGCAGCGGCCTGGAGATCGTGGGCAGCGGCACCGGCAACGCTCCCCCTGCCGAGGTGCTCGCCCGTGAACTCGGTCAGGTCTTGGACCTGTTGGCCGGCGGCAGGCTCCGCATGGAGGTCAATCGGGTGCCGCTCACCCGGGTGCGGCACGTCTGGGATCTCGACCAGCAGGGCCACAGGACGGTGCTGATCCCCTGA
- a CDS encoding isopenicillin N synthase family dioxygenase encodes MSSSIDHATPADGYVPVIDLSGVWTKAGELLVSQAIGSACENSGFFTVVGHGVDQRLIDRMYAASRAFFERPEEEKAEVAVSPGTHGFYVNAGSASKSLGHDAPPDLNEVFITSVRGDQPAALRAPDGNTKTPWAAANRWPAAPEEFRAVWLEYMAAMERLATDLIRLFALSLGLDRHFFDDKIGDNMSTLAANYYYPLTEPPLPGQLRKSAHTDWGNLTILYQDGVGGLEVEQKGHGWREVPCTQGSFVVNIGDLMAFWTAGRWVSTLHRVRIPVEGRTEARISIPFFHMPNHDAPVEPLFPFTDSTTEERFHMATTPGEWYQERLAAMVP; translated from the coding sequence TTGTCATCCTCGATCGATCACGCCACTCCGGCGGACGGATACGTTCCGGTCATCGACCTGTCCGGTGTCTGGACGAAGGCCGGGGAATTACTGGTCTCACAGGCGATAGGAAGCGCCTGTGAGAATTCCGGATTCTTCACCGTCGTCGGCCACGGCGTGGACCAGCGCCTGATCGACCGTATGTACGCGGCTTCCCGCGCGTTCTTCGAGCGGCCCGAAGAGGAGAAGGCCGAGGTGGCCGTCTCACCCGGCACCCACGGCTTCTACGTCAACGCCGGCAGCGCCTCCAAGAGCCTGGGCCATGACGCACCTCCGGACCTGAACGAGGTGTTCATCACCAGCGTCCGGGGGGACCAGCCCGCGGCACTGCGGGCTCCGGACGGGAACACGAAGACGCCCTGGGCTGCCGCGAACCGCTGGCCCGCGGCACCGGAGGAGTTCCGGGCGGTGTGGCTCGAGTACATGGCTGCGATGGAGCGCCTGGCGACCGACCTGATCCGCTTGTTCGCCCTGTCCCTGGGCCTGGACCGACACTTCTTCGACGACAAGATCGGCGACAACATGTCGACGCTGGCGGCGAACTACTACTACCCGCTGACCGAACCGCCCCTGCCCGGGCAGTTGCGAAAGAGCGCCCACACGGACTGGGGGAACCTGACCATCCTCTACCAGGACGGGGTCGGCGGCCTGGAGGTCGAGCAGAAGGGGCACGGTTGGCGCGAAGTGCCCTGCACACAGGGCAGTTTCGTCGTCAATATCGGCGACTTGATGGCGTTCTGGACCGCCGGGCGGTGGGTGTCGACCCTGCACCGGGTGCGCATTCCGGTCGAGGGACGGACCGAGGCGCGGATCAGTATCCCGTTCTTCCACATGCCCAACCACGACGCCCCGGTCGAGCCACTGTTCCCGTTCACCGACTCCACCACCGAGGAGCGGTTCCACATGGCCACGACGCCGGGCGAGTGGTACCAGGAGCGGCTCGCGGCGATGGTGCCCTGA